Proteins from a genomic interval of Garra rufa chromosome 4, GarRuf1.0, whole genome shotgun sequence:
- the gys2 gene encoding glycogen [starch] synthase, liver → MRLSRSLSITSLSGLPLWEEESLPVEDLLLFEVSWEVTNKVGGIYTVIQTKAKITVDEWGENYIMMGPYYEHNFKTQVEKCEPPNQAIKATMDSLNNNGCQVHFGRWLIEGSPYVILFDIGAAAWNLDRWKGDLWNACSIGLPYHDREANDSLIFGSLVAWFFKELTDQLQDKPNVVAHFHEWQAGTGLVLSRSRKIPLATIFTTHATLLGRYLCAGNADFYNNLDKFNIDQEAGERQIYHRYCLERAAVHCAHVFTTVSQITAVEANHMLHRQTDVVTPNGLNVRKFSAMHEFQNLHSMNKGKIQEFVRGHFYGHLDFNLEKTLFFFIAGRYEFSNKGADLFLESLSRLNYLLRVHKSDVTVVVFFIMPAKTNNFNVESLKGQAIRKQLWDTAQSAKEKFGKRLYESLLRGEIPDMSKILDRDDFTIMKRAIYATQRHSLPPVTTHNMLDDSTDPILSNIRRIGLFNGRNDRVKIVFHPEFLSSTSPLLPMDYEEFVRGCHLGVFPSYYEPWGYTPGECTVMGIPSVTTNLSGFGCFMEEHVSDPSEYGIYIVDRRFRSADESCNQLTQFMFSFCQQSRRQRIIQRNRTERLSDLLDWRYLGRFYMHARHLALSRSFPGKFKMDHLNIPPTQGFRYPRPASVPPSPSASLHSTPHHSDEEDDDTYDEEEEAERDRQNIKAPFTLGAEPEGKSKHPLENGN, encoded by the exons ATGCGGCTGTCCAGATCTTTGTCAATAACGTCGTTAAGTGGACTTCCACTATGGGAAGAGGAAAGTCTACCTGTGGAAGATCTGTTGCTTTTTGAGGTGTCTTGGGAAGTAACCAATAAGG TTGGCGGTATATACACTGTTATTCAGACTAAAGCAAAGATCACAGTGGACGAATGGGGCGAGAACTACATTATGATGGGACCCTACTACGAACACAACTTCAAGACCCAGGTGGAGAAATGTGAACCTCCAAACCAAGCCATCAAAGCCACCATGGACTCCTTGAATAACAACGGTTGCCAG GTACACTTTGGCCGCTGGTTGATTGAGGGAAGTCCATACGTCATCCTGTTCGATATTGGGGCAGCTGCCTGGAACCTGGACCGCTGGAAGGGGGATCTGTGGAACGCGTGCAGCATCGGGCTGCCCTATCACGACAGAGAGGCCAACGACTCGCTCATCTTTGGTTCTCTTGTGGCCTGGTTCTTCAAAGAG TTAACAGACCAATTACAGGACAAGCCCAACGTAGTCGCTCATTTTCATGAGTGGCAGGCTGGGACAGGACTTGTACTGAGCCGCTCCCGAAAGATTCCCTTGGCAACCATTTTTACCACACATGCCACCCTACTGGGGCGGTACTTGTGCGCCGGTAATGCAGACTTCTACAACAACCTGGACAAG TTCAACATAGACCAAGAGGCAGGAGAGAGACAGATCTACCATCGGTATTGTTTGGAGAGAGCCGCGGTACACTGTGCACATGTCTTCACCACCGTGTCCCAGATCACAGCTGTGGAGGCCAATCATATGCTCCACAGACAAACAG ATGTGGTCACCCCAAACGGCTTGAATGTTAGGAAATTCTCAGCCATGCATGAGTTCCAGAACCTGCACTCCATGAACAAAGGCAAGATCCAGGAGTTTGTAAGGGGTCACTTCTATGG CCATCTGGACTTCAATCTGGAAAAGACCCTGTTCTTTTTCATCGCAGGACGATACGAGTTTTCGAATAAAGGAGCAGATTTGTTTCTCGAATCTTTGTCCAGATTAAACTACTTGTTAAGG GTTCATAAGAGTGATGTTACAGTGGTTGTGTTTTTCATCATGCCTGCTAAAACCAACAACTTCAATGTGGAGTCTCTTAAAGGACAGGCTATACGCAAGCAGCTATG GGACACAGCCCAGTCGGCGAAGGAGAAGTTTGGAAAAAGGCTGTACGAGAGCTTGTTAAG GGGTGAGATCCCAGACATGAGCAAAATCCTGGACAGAGATGATTTCACAATCATGAAGAGGGCCATTTATGCAACACAG AGACACTCTCTTCCTCCTGTAACAACTCACAACATGCTGGACGACTCCACAGACCCGATCCTGAGCAACATCCGCCGAATCGGCCTCTTCAATGGACGCAATGACAGAGTGAAG ATTGTGTTCCATCCGGAGTTCCTGTCCTCCACCAGTCCCTTGCTGCCCATGGATTATGAGGAGTTTGTGCGCGGCTGCCATCTGGGAGTGTTTCCATCCTACTATGAACCATGGGGCTACACTCCAG GTGAGTGTACCGTCATGGGCATCCCCAGCGTAACCACCAATCTGTCTGGGTTTGGCTGTTTCATGGAAGAACATGTATCTGACCCTTCTGAATATG GAATCTACATTGTGGACCGGCGGTTCCGTTCTGCGGATGAGTCGTGTAACCAGCTGACTCAGTTCATGTTTTCGTTCTGCCAGCAGTCGCGTAGACAGCGAATAATCCAACGTAACCGCACTGAGAGACTCTCTGACCTGCTGGACTGGAGATACCTCGGACGG TTCTACATGCACGCCCGACATCTGGCCCTCAGCAGATCCTTCCCTGGTAAATTCAAAATGGACCATCTTAACATCCCACCG ACACAAGGTTTCCGTTACCCCCGACCCGCTTCCGTCCCTCCATCCCCGTCGGCCTCCCTCCACTCGACCCCTCATCACAGCGATGAGGAAGATGACGACACCTATGACGAAGAGGAGGAGGCGGAGAGGGACAGGCAGAACATCAAGGCACCGTTCACTCTGGGTGCAGAGCCTGAGGGTAAGAGCAAACATCCGCTGGAAAATGGGAATTAA